TTCGCTGTGTGTCCGCCGGTTCCCGTCGTCTCCCCTGTGGCAGAGGCGGCGGTCCTGAGCCGGGGCTCTCACCACGGCTGCGGCCGAGGACAGGCAGCAAGGGGCTATTCTGCCACGTCTTCCACGGCCTGAAGAAATCGGCCGCTCGCCTCGTCCCACCAGACGCCCAGACCGGCCAGCGCCTTGATGTCGTGCTTGTCCATCGCGCCGCGCTCCCAGCGGGCCACCAGATCGGGGCGGTTGGCGAGAGTACGGGCGAAGGCCTCGTCGCGGCGCCAGCGGGCGATCTTGGCATGGTTGCCGCTGAGCAGCACCTCGGGCACGCTCCGGCCGCGCCACTCGGCGGGCTTGGTGTAGACCGGACCCTCCAGCAGATCGGCCATCCGGCCGGGGGCGAAGGAGTCGTCCTGGTGCGACTCGGCGTTGCCCAGCACCCCGGGGAGCAGCCGGGCCACCGCCTCGACGATCACCAGCACCGCGACCTCGCCGCCGGCCAGCACGTAGTCCCCGATCGAGACCTCGACCACGGGCATCCGCTCCGCGGCGTCCTCGATCACGCGGCGGTCGATGCC
This genomic interval from Streptacidiphilus rugosus AM-16 contains the following:
- the trmD gene encoding tRNA (guanosine(37)-N1)-methyltransferase TrmD — encoded protein: MRIDVVTIFPEYLAPLDLSLVGKARARGQLDVRLHELRGFTHDVHRTVDDSPYGGGPGMVMKPEPWSAALDAVVASGSGAEGMGEGAVPTLVVPTPSGRPFTQELAQQLAAEPWLAFAPARYEGIDRRVIEDAAERMPVVEVSIGDYVLAGGEVAVLVIVEAVARLLPGVLGNAESHQDDSFAPGRMADLLEGPVYTKPAEWRGRSVPEVLLSGNHAKIARWRRDEAFARTLANRPDLVARWERGAMDKHDIKALAGLGVWWDEASGRFLQAVEDVAE